The sequence TCGGTAGGTGGCCGCCATTCTTACGCCAGTCTAGGGTTTGCAACTCAAATAACACCTTGTTTTGCGCGCCTTGTTGCGCCAGCGAAGTTTTCACCAATTTTTTCAGCCACGCATTACTCTGCTTAAGCGGTACTTCTTCCATCAGCGGCATGGCCATTACCGCAGTCCAATTGTAGGTTTGCATAAAGTCGTTTAAATTCTGTGCAAACCATTGTTCGGATTTAGGTTCCAGTATCGGCATGGCGTAGATGTTGCGCGCCGTTTTCACCTGAGGCCCACGAATATCACGCACCGCTTGGGTGAGATCTTTAGTAAAATCAATCAGGAATTGCGACTTATAACGGCTCCATGCTTGAAGTTGCTTAGGGTTACGGCGAATACTGGCAATGTCATTACCGAACCCCGCAGCCTTATAGGCCGCTAGCGCGTCACTACCTGCGTCTTCAAAATCCGAGAGCAGAGCATCGTCATGAAAGAGGATGCCGTGGAATGCGGCGTGGCCTGCCAGATCTTCGTAGATTTCGGTGATCTGCTGACGTGCCACTGGGTTCCAAGGTGAGAGACGTTGGTATTGTGCCTGTTCGCTACTAACACCTTTTGCAGACCAGCTTTGCACTCGCGGGATCTGCTTATCTAGATCAAACGCCAGCACCGGCATCCAAGCATAAATTTTAACATCAGCCCGGGTGTGCAGCTGCCAAGAAACAAAGTTGAACAGGTCGGCGCGCATCGGCAACCAGCGGTTGGGGAAATACAGCTCTTTAACCGTGCCATCGCCTTGTGGATCCGCATACGCCTGCAAGAAGACATGGGAAGCTTTCATGTCATACACCCGCTGGATCAGCGCATCGATATTCTTTCGCTGTTGCTCGGGATCGCTGTCATAAACATAATCTAAATCGACGTGCATTACACGGGCCGACTCTTGCTCTTCAAATCGGGTAACCTGCCTAGCAAAAGCGTCAATGCTGGGGTTGCCGGAGATCAGTATGCGTGGAATGCTGCTTAAATCCTCAACATTAGCCAGCCCCGTTTGTAAGGTAAATGCCATGTCATAGCCGTGTTTACGCAAAACCGACAAGGTAGTGCCGCTAGCCGCACCGTAGGGCCACACCCACGCAATAGGAGATTTGTCGGTCACCTCTGTGATTTTTTGCGTAATTTTTAACACATCAGCTTCAACCCTATCGTGGAATGCGGCTTCACTTTCATAGGCTTTTAGTTTGGGATCGTAGAGGCGATTGGCAATGGTTGGCTTTTTACTGCCTTGGGGATTGCCCAGAGCGCCATAGTGTGAATCCCAGGTATGGGCACCAATGTTGACCAAAGGTGAGTCTTTTAATGCGCGCACCATCTCCCAGTTAGCAAAGCGCTTGCGCTCGGTGGGCAAGCCACCAAAGTCCACAAGCTGATCTGCAGGCGTATCCAGCCAAGCGCCGACCGGTGCCCACAGTGCCGGCCAATTATAAGCCTTAAGCAGCGGGTAGACTCGGGTATAAAAACTGCTGTAACCGTCATCAAAACTCAACAACACCGCTTTATTAGGCAAGGGTTTGCCGCCATTATGTGCATCGAGAATTTGTTGCACGCTAATAGCGGTGTAGCCGTTATCAAACAGCCAAGCCATTTGATCATTGAGCGCGCTGGTTCTGACCGATAAATAACGCTCATCGGCGACGTCATCTTCCACATCGTGATAACCCAGAGCCAGAAAATGGTTCTTGGGCCAAGGTTTATCCATGTTCAGCAACGCACGCTGTTGTGGCGGCAAAAAATCCACTGGCTGAGCAAAGGCAATGGTCGAGAACAATGCGAACACAATGGCTGCAACTTGTAGCATATATTTCTCCATTTCAGCCTCAAAATTTAAAGTTAACATCAAATACCAGACTTAAATCATGCTCACGCTGGCCGTCATAGGGTTGCTTGTTCCAAAGCAGCATAGCGCCCACATCAAATACACTGTTGGTCTCATAACGCTGCCCGTAGCCTGCGGTAGTACTTAAACCGCCACCAAAATCTTCCTGCCAGTAATAACCAGCGCCCAGTACCAATTGTTGGCGCCAAACTTGGTCATAACGACGATACAACACATGATCGATAAACAGGGTGGGCGCAATACTCAGATCTTGTTCAGGGCTGTAATAGGCGCCATCCTGCTGGCTGTTGCTACTCATGCCGATAGTCGGCAGCAGATCTATAAACAAATAGGGCCGAGTGTACAGACGCTCTACACCTGTGATAGCCACATTGATTCTTTGGTTATCGTCGGAAAAATCACTCGCAGCCACACTAAATTGGTATTGACGACGTTCGTTTTCATACCAACGCACATAACCGCCTACTTGATTGGATGTCACCCCACTGCGGATCGCCCGCAGTGGGGTGTCACGGGCTAACCGCTCAATATTAGTACCCACACGCCAGTTATCATTAAAGTCATGCCAGTAAGAAAAACGCGCACCGGTTTTATTCTCGCTAACGGCATTATGGTTAGACAGCTCCAGCTCACCCCAATTGTCGCGAGTGCTATATTCCGCTCCTATAGCTTGAATACGCTTGCTACCCTTACCTTCGTCAAAGCGCCCGGCTGCATAGTCAAAACCAATAAAGGGCCGCCAATGTTCGTACATACGCGGGCCATAAAGTGCGGAATTAAAATTCAGGTCTTGCGAACCACTTATCGGGTTATCAGAGGAAATACCTTTACTGCCAGTGAGCCTAAATTCAGATAAGTTTTCAACCTGATGCGCACGCGCCAGTTGCTGCGTAGCCGGTTCATTGGGACTACGCTGCACAACATCTTTAACCAGCAGGTCAAACTGCCCCCACTCTTGCAAGTCTTGTGCAACATAAGCCTGTTGGCGCTCTAAGATCAGACTGTAGGGCTCTAACACCTCGCCAATTTTCAGCTGTCGTTCGGCGGCTCTGGGAAGACCGCGCGCTAATAAAGTTTCCGCAAGATTAATGCGCAAGCCTTGGTTACCAGGCCCACTATCACTCAGCTTCTGGTTATGCTGCTCTGCCGCATCGAGGCGATTCACCTTTTGGAGATAGTGACCTTGTAATACTTGGCCAGATAACCAGTTATCGTTGGGTTGGGGTGTGGGCGAGCCGTAGTCATAGCGATGGTAAGGGGTGTTGGCCATTATATCGCTCGCGATCAATCCTGCTTCATCAAGATGATCGCTTTCCAATGCTGCAAAGAAAAATTCTTGCGCATCTTCCGGTCGCAACTTAAACGCAGGTGTGGTGCCGAACAGTTCGTGCAGGATACGATAGGCCTTATCCGGTTGGCGATTAGACAAGTAAGCACTTGCCGCCCAGCGCTTAGCATAAGTAGGCATCGCAGGATCCTGTTTTTGCAAATTTTCGTATTCGTTGATCGCGTCCTTATGCCGATTGCGCGCTACATAGGCGCCAAGCCTGTCAATACGTGCGCGACGAATGTCTGCACCTGCATCAGGCAACCCTTGCCAGCTTTGCAGCAATTGGCGATAGCGTGCTAGCGCGCGGTCTGCAATCCAGTATTTATCCTGCTCACCGCGACTATGGGTGTGGGCCATGCGTACCATCTCGGCAACTTGGTCCAGCTCCAAATGACGCAGCACGGCGGCGTCCGATGTATGTTGTTTACCAAACTGAAGTGCGGGTTTTGACACCAGCTTGGCAGCCATGGCCTGCATCAGCTTAGTGTCTATATCCGACTGATCCGTGTCTTGATGCAGATCTTGCAACCGAGTTAAGGCAAACAGCTCATCCCAACCATTGCCACTCCCTTGGATAGTATAAAGCAGTACTTGGTGGCTGAGATAACTGCCATTTTCCTGCACAAATCGCTCCGCTTGCTGGCGGGCCTGTTGTTTCTCACCCGCGTCGGAAAGGCTCATTATCCAACCCGCGCGAGCATCCTGTAGATCAGGATTAAGACGCAGTTGCTCATGCCAAATGGCAAGAGATTGCTGCCATAATTTTAAGTTGCGATAAGAGCTGGCAGCCGCTAACGCACCGCGCGCAGGGATGCTGTTGCGCACGATTGGCGAAAAACCCTCCCAGACCGTGACCACCTGTTGGTCATCACCCGCCCAGTTGGCGACCTGCAGCCAGTCGGCTCGCATATTTGCATTAAGCTGACGGCTATTGCGTTCTAACCAAGTTAATAAAGGTACAGTATTTCCAGACCTAGCCTGAATAACCAAATTATCATAGCTAAAGTCAGCGGCAACAACAGGCATTGCATGCAATACCATAACCAGCACCAAGCAACCTGAACGCAAAATACTTAATCCCATTCCATTTAGTTCGTTTACAACATTATTTTTAAGTTTCACAGTCTAGAACTCCCTAAAAGGGCTTCAACGTTAGTAAACGCCTGACCAAGTATAAGCGATAATTTTTTAGCTAAGCTTATAAACGGAGTTTGCAATCAACTTTGTAAATAACTACTTAATTGAGGCTCTGTTCGTAATTCGCTGGCTAGCAAATATTATATAAATGCTCTTAACATAAACTAGTGTGCTTAGTTGGCTATCGCAAGGCGCGATTACAAATTTTTGTGATAGTTCACAATTATTTTATTTTCTTTATATTGTTGAATTACTGATAGATTCTCTAGCAATCAGATGAATAATCGTCTACAGCGCGTAATCCTTTTGACCTCGCCGACATTGGTGTCCTACGCGCTTACTATCCGGCAGTGGTTTACAGTGTTTAGCACCTGACTTTTCAGTCGTTAAAAACACAGAACACACTGTTTTAGTACTTAAAATATAGTGTTACGTGAGCGTTAAGTCTATCGCTTAATTTTAATCAAAGCTTGAGCCAGGAAGCAAAACAAGCTTTCAAGGGACAGAGTCTGAGCAAAGTTCAAGGTTCTAACGGTAACTCTGCCACTATGGGCATGGGTGTAACTTGGGCCATAGACGACAATTTATCGATGGTGGTTAACTGGGCAGCAGGTTTAACACAAGATGCGCCTGACTACGTGGTAGGTGTACGCTTCCCGTATCGCTTTTAATGCCTTAAAAGCATTAGTGATTACTAACAAGGCCCTCTTTTGTCAAAAAAGAGGGCCTTGTTGTTTAGTCGGTTGCCTGCCTAGCGCACATTGATGCACTACACTAGTAAAGTGCAGGCAGAAAAGCTGTGGCAGTGTTTAAGCCGACTGAAGCGCTAAATTGGCTTACCAAGCGAAGTAATGGCACACTCAGTTTAGGCCATAGAGAAGGAGAAGCATTATGGTAATGGCAACGGTAAGCGAGATCATGCGACGTAGTATTCCGTTACTCACGGCTGACATGTCGATCACTGAGGCGCTGGATAAATTATTGGCTTCTGACCTAAGCGGCCTGCCAGTCGTCGATACTCAACGCAAAATTATTGGTTTTCTCTCCGAGCAAGATTGTATTCCTAAGCTCATTAATGCCAGCTATCACTGTGACAATCGCGTGACGGTTAATGATTTAATGTACAAAGAGCCGTTAACGGTATCGCCTAACAGTGATGTATTTGAATTAGCCCGTCTTATGGGCGGCGCCAAACCAAAAATTTATCCCGTAATTGAAGATAACAAGGTGATTGGCATAGTCACTCGCCACCAAGTGATGCAATTTCTTAACGAACAGTTACAGAACTGCTCTATTAGTTACTGATGCTCGACCTATTTTAGATAAAAACAACTTAATAAAAATGACTAATAAAAACGGGAACCTTTAGGTTCCCGTTTCTGTTAGTTGGCTATTTGTAATTAATTATCCAAAACAAATTTTCACAACTGTATCTAATACTCAGCGCTAAAGGATGCCGTCAATCGCATCGTGTAATTCTGCAGGCCAAACCCCGCACTGTACCTGACCAATGTGCGATAACTGCAGTAACAACATAGCCAAACGAGACTGACCAATACCGCCGCCCACTGTCTGTGGCAGATCACCGGCTAACAGCGCTTGATGCCATTCTTGAGTGGCTCTGTCCTCTTGGCCGGTTAGCGCCAGCTGATAACGTAATGCTTCTTTATCTACGCGGATACCCATGGAAGATAACTCGAAGGCATTTTCTAAAATCGGGTTCCAAACTAAGATATCGCCGTTTAAACCGCATAAGCCATCAACACCCAAGCTCGACCAGTCATCGTAATCGGGCGCTCGCACATCATGACTGTCGCCATGGCTTAGCTGACAACCGATGCCAATTAAGAATACCGCACCAAATTCTTTGGCAATGGCGCGCTCACGACCCTTGGCATCTAAATCCGGATAGCGACTTAATAACTCTTCGGCGTGCAAAATATGAATTTGCTCGGGCAAGAAAGGGGTTAAACCGTATTGCTTAGCTGCCGCCATTTCCGTTTGCTTGATGGCGCCATAAATTTTATTGACCACCGTCATCAAGAAATCGACGTTGCGCTCTTGCTCCGACATCACCAGCTCCCAATCCCACTGATCCACATATACGGAGTGGATGGGGCTTAAGCTATCTTCATCTGGGCGCAGAGCTTTCATGTTGGTATAAATGCCCTCACCGGCTTCAAATTCAAAGCGAGCCAAGGTGTGGCGTTTCCATTTAGCCAGCGAATGCACCACTTCAAACGTGGATTGCGGAATGGCCTTCACTTTCACTTGTACGGCTTTTTCTGAGCCCGACAGGTTGTCTTGCATGCCATCGCCTAGACGACTGAGAATGGGAGCTTGCACTTCCAACAGGTTGAGCTGCTGCGCCAGTTGATCAGAAAAAAAATCTTTCACGAAACGGATCTGGCGTTGGCGTTCAATATAGGATTGCTTCATCTCATTCACCTAGGTTGCTATGGGTTTTAATGAATAATTAGCCAAACCAGCCTTAAATTCAACATTAGATAGAATAAATGCCAAACTTAATCTAAATTCACTAATTAAATCGCTTATTTTTGCAGGATCATCAAAATATGGTAGAAAAAAGTGGTGTTCATTATCGAATCGATAATCTGGATAAATCTATCTTGATGGCGTTGATGGAGAATGCGCGCGCCCCTTATGCGGAGTTGGCCAAGCGCTTTACCGTAAGCCCGGGCACCATACACGTGCGTGTGGAGAAGATGAAACAGGCCGGCATTATCGAAGGCACCCGAGTGCAAGTGAACTCGAAAAAACTCGGTTACGATGTGTGCTGCTTTATCGGCATTATTTTAAAAAGTGCCCGCGATTACCCGGCAGCATTGGCCAAACTAGAGCAATTAGAAGAGGTGGTCGAGGCCTACTACACCACGGGGCAATACAATATTTTCATTAAGGTGATGACTCGCTCCATCGATGAGTTACAGCAAGTGTTAGTGCACAGACTGCAACCCATTGATGAAATTCAGTCCACCGAGACCCTGATCTCACTCCAACAACCCATTGACCGAGATGTGACGCCTTAAGCTTCCCGTGAGGCGTTAGGAAAACCTAAACCGGGCAATAAAAAAGCATCTAATGGCTTAGATGCTTTCTTTTCTCGCTATCAGCGGGGGCTGAAGCGGGGTTTAGCGCTACAGGCTTCCCTCACGCCTCACTCTTCAAGGTCGTTTAACTTACTTCTTAGCGGCGGTCAGCTTGTCTTGCATCTGTTTGATGCGCAGTTGCTTAAGCTTGTTATCGGCGCTAATTTTTTCGAGCGTGGCCGCTTTTAGTGCTTTATCGTCTATTTGCTCAGCCTTGTGTTCTGCCATGAGTTTACGCAGCAACATACTTTGCTCAGCCGAAGTTAATCGTGCTTGATAAGTGGCAATAAATTGGGCTTTCAACTCTGGCGTCTCCAGCTTTTCTAACCGCGTCTCAAGGTATTTATCGAAACGGCCCGCGCCCATCATAACGCCATCCATACCATGATGACGCTGCCCGTGAGCAGCGGATTTATGCATGCCCTTATGGCCCATTTCACAGCCTGCTTTCATTGACCCATATTTGCCATGGTGAGCGCTACTTTGCCCGGCTTGCTGCTCGGCGGCAGCGGGCTCAGCCAGTACTAAAGCAGGGGCAGCCAACAGGCTAGTGGCAAGTAACAAAGCGCTATATTTAATTTTCATCATAATAACCTCAACAGGGGTGGACTTGGTTGCTATTAAAACAGCTAACTGTCAGCAAACTGTGTCAGATAATACTTATCTTGTCACAAAGTGTGCCGTTCTCACAGGGCAAGATCTCG comes from Oceanisphaera profunda and encodes:
- the asnC gene encoding transcriptional regulator AsnC is translated as MVEKSGVHYRIDNLDKSILMALMENARAPYAELAKRFTVSPGTIHVRVEKMKQAGIIEGTRVQVNSKKLGYDVCCFIGIILKSARDYPAALAKLEQLEEVVEAYYTTGQYNIFIKVMTRSIDELQQVLVHRLQPIDEIQSTETLISLQQPIDRDVTP
- a CDS encoding CBS domain-containing protein; the protein is MATVSEIMRRSIPLLTADMSITEALDKLLASDLSGLPVVDTQRKIIGFLSEQDCIPKLINASYHCDNRVTVNDLMYKEPLTVSPNSDVFELARLMGGAKPKIYPVIEDNKVIGIVTRHQVMQFLNEQLQNCSISY
- the pgaA gene encoding poly-beta-1,6 N-acetyl-D-glucosamine export porin PgaA → MGLSILRSGCLVLVMVLHAMPVVAADFSYDNLVIQARSGNTVPLLTWLERNSRQLNANMRADWLQVANWAGDDQQVVTVWEGFSPIVRNSIPARGALAAASSYRNLKLWQQSLAIWHEQLRLNPDLQDARAGWIMSLSDAGEKQQARQQAERFVQENGSYLSHQVLLYTIQGSGNGWDELFALTRLQDLHQDTDQSDIDTKLMQAMAAKLVSKPALQFGKQHTSDAAVLRHLELDQVAEMVRMAHTHSRGEQDKYWIADRALARYRQLLQSWQGLPDAGADIRRARIDRLGAYVARNRHKDAINEYENLQKQDPAMPTYAKRWAASAYLSNRQPDKAYRILHELFGTTPAFKLRPEDAQEFFFAALESDHLDEAGLIASDIMANTPYHRYDYGSPTPQPNDNWLSGQVLQGHYLQKVNRLDAAEQHNQKLSDSGPGNQGLRINLAETLLARGLPRAAERQLKIGEVLEPYSLILERQQAYVAQDLQEWGQFDLLVKDVVQRSPNEPATQQLARAHQVENLSEFRLTGSKGISSDNPISGSQDLNFNSALYGPRMYEHWRPFIGFDYAAGRFDEGKGSKRIQAIGAEYSTRDNWGELELSNHNAVSENKTGARFSYWHDFNDNWRVGTNIERLARDTPLRAIRSGVTSNQVGGYVRWYENERRQYQFSVAASDFSDDNQRINVAITGVERLYTRPYLFIDLLPTIGMSSNSQQDGAYYSPEQDLSIAPTLFIDHVLYRRYDQVWRQQLVLGAGYYWQEDFGGGLSTTAGYGQRYETNSVFDVGAMLLWNKQPYDGQREHDLSLVFDVNFKF
- the pgaB gene encoding poly-beta-1,6-N-acetyl-D-glucosamine N-deacetylase PgaB is translated as MLQVAAIVFALFSTIAFAQPVDFLPPQQRALLNMDKPWPKNHFLALGYHDVEDDVADERYLSVRTSALNDQMAWLFDNGYTAISVQQILDAHNGGKPLPNKAVLLSFDDGYSSFYTRVYPLLKAYNWPALWAPVGAWLDTPADQLVDFGGLPTERKRFANWEMVRALKDSPLVNIGAHTWDSHYGALGNPQGSKKPTIANRLYDPKLKAYESEAAFHDRVEADVLKITQKITEVTDKSPIAWVWPYGAASGTTLSVLRKHGYDMAFTLQTGLANVEDLSSIPRILISGNPSIDAFARQVTRFEEQESARVMHVDLDYVYDSDPEQQRKNIDALIQRVYDMKASHVFLQAYADPQGDGTVKELYFPNRWLPMRADLFNFVSWQLHTRADVKIYAWMPVLAFDLDKQIPRVQSWSAKGVSSEQAQYQRLSPWNPVARQQITEIYEDLAGHAAFHGILFHDDALLSDFEDAGSDALAAYKAAGFGNDIASIRRNPKQLQAWSRYKSQFLIDFTKDLTQAVRDIRGPQVKTARNIYAMPILEPKSEQWFAQNLNDFMQTYNWTAVMAMPLMEEVPLKQSNAWLKKLVKTSLAQQGAQNKVLFELQTLDWRKNGGHLPIPSSQLAEWMYQLQMNGARHFGYYPDDFLSNQPDLKTIRPAFSSYWYPNYE
- a CDS encoding transporter — protein: MSQEAKQAFKGQSLSKVQGSNGNSATMGMGVTWAIDDNLSMVVNWAAGLTQDAPDYVVGVRFPYRF
- the asnA gene encoding aspartate--ammonia ligase, producing the protein MKQSYIERQRQIRFVKDFFSDQLAQQLNLLEVQAPILSRLGDGMQDNLSGSEKAVQVKVKAIPQSTFEVVHSLAKWKRHTLARFEFEAGEGIYTNMKALRPDEDSLSPIHSVYVDQWDWELVMSEQERNVDFLMTVVNKIYGAIKQTEMAAAKQYGLTPFLPEQIHILHAEELLSRYPDLDAKGRERAIAKEFGAVFLIGIGCQLSHGDSHDVRAPDYDDWSSLGVDGLCGLNGDILVWNPILENAFELSSMGIRVDKEALRYQLALTGQEDRATQEWHQALLAGDLPQTVGGGIGQSRLAMLLLQLSHIGQVQCGVWPAELHDAIDGIL